AATTTGCATTCTTTTCAATGACCGCCATCCATAGAACCGCGACTACATTGAACGGGAGGATAGGATAGTATAATTTGCACTCGCTTCAATAACAGCCGTCTAAAAGATGCACATTGGCGCTGAGAACGCACGCAGAGTCAGGCGTCACGCTGCTCTTACAAGCCCGAAACTGAGAAAGACTCGGCCAAAATCAACTTCAATTTCAAAAAATTAGGAGGTCGGTGCTTCATCCCTGCCCGTCTGAAGGTGGGGATTTTCACGCCGAATTTTGATGAAAAATTTTAAAAAAATTATATTCCTTACAGTAATTGCAACGACTCCTTGTTTTTCCTCCGCAGAGGAAACTTCGAGTAATGAACCATCTTTTGTCCCCGGACGGCCTGGCAATACGGAAAGCGCAATCGCCGTGCCCAAGGGTTATTTTCAGATTGAATCAGGGCTGGTGAATTATACGCGCGACAAAGTAGATGACGAGCGTACAAAATTCTTGAGCTTGGCACAAACTGCCTTTCGTTATGGAATCGCGGAAGGCACCGATGTTCAACTCGTTATTCAGCCTTATTCCAAACTTAATATAAGCGGCGCGGGTATCGACCAAACCTTCCAAGGTTTTGGCAATACTACCCTTCGTGTGCTACATACTTTTTTAGGAGCGGATGGCAATAGTCCATCTTTTGGCATAATCGGTTTCATAACTTTGCCTTCTGCTGACAAAGAATTAAAAGATAACGGAGTTTTTGATGATCGTACTACTGGTGGCGTAGTCGCCACGGGTAGCATCAATTTAACCGATAAAGCAAGTGTTACCCTTACTTTAGGTGATGGAACAAAACATTCAAGCGGTTCTTCTTATTTGAATGATATCTACGGCGGAATTAATTTAACCTACGCGTTAACCGAACAATTCAGCACCTATATTGAGGCATACGGTGATCACGTCAAAAATAGTCAAACCCAATCAACCATTGACCTTGGAATGACGTATCTTCTTTCACATGTTACGCAACTGGATGCAGGTGTAAACATCGCTGCTAATCACGCCGCGCCTGATGCGAGTTTTTTTATTGGTTGGTCGCATCGTTTTTAATAACATATATCTGAAACCATTGGAGATACTGGTCAAGTGCCCCTCGACCCTTTGGGATCGAGGGTTTTCCACGCCGAGGATCTTATGAATATTATAAAGGTCTGGTTTTATCTTTCGATCACCGTGGTATTGACTAACCTGGCTTGGGCAGATAGCGAAATTGACTCCTTGCGTACCGAAATTCAGCGACTGACGCAACGTTTGGAACAAATTGAGGCGCAACGCGCCACAGAGATTACACATCGGGTAGAAAATCAGGAAAATGCAGCAGCAGAACCTAAAAAAATCAGCAGACTGGAAGAAACATTGGAAGGAGTTTCTGTCGATGCCAGCCTAATCATGGTAGCGCAAAAAGTACAAGGACTTTCCATGAGCGGTACCAGCCAGCTGAATACCCGCGCTGATGTAGCAATAAAACTGCCTGGTGGTTCCATCGGTAGCGCTACGGGGAAGATTTTTACCCATTTCCGGGCCGGTGATGGTAACGGTATCAATACGAATGCGTTCATGACTTCCAATGCGACAGTTTTTAATAACGCCGCACAGCCTGTATTGGTGCAGGCATGGTATCAACTCGATATACCCTTAACTGGGGAATTTGGTCGAATCGAAATGACCGTCGGAAAAATTGATTTGGGTAATTTTTTTGATGGTAATAAAATTGCCGACGATGAATCGGAAGGCTACCTAAATGTTGCCTTCGTGCATAACCCATTACTTGATGTTGGTGATTTTGGCAATGGTGAACATGATACTACTCCTGGTATACGCTTGGGCTATATCAGCGATATTAATAAAAGCAATCATGTCACCATCTCAGCTGGTATTTTTGGAGCAGGTAATGGTGCCAGTTACAACAATTCTTTCCATAAACCATATGCTATCGCTCAACTAGAATATGCTGGAAATATTTTTTCTGGCATGGACGGAACTTATCGCATTTATACCTGGAACAACGCTCAAGCCGATGATCGAACGAATATCAATAACAATGACGGCCATGTCACACAAGAAAGTCATAGGGGGTGGGGAATATCCCTGGATCAAGAAATTTTGGATCACGTTACCTTATTCGCGCGTTA
The genomic region above belongs to Gammaproteobacteria bacterium and contains:
- a CDS encoding Carbohydrate porin gives rise to the protein MNIIKVWFYLSITVVLTNLAWADSEIDSLRTEIQRLTQRLEQIEAQRATEITHRVENQENAAAEPKKISRLEETLEGVSVDASLIMVAQKVQGLSMSGTSQLNTRADVAIKLPGGSIGSATGKIFTHFRAGDGNGINTNAFMTSNATVFNNAAQPVLVQAWYQLDIPLTGEFGRIEMTVGKIDLGNFFDGNKIADDESEGYLNVAFVHNPLLDVGDFGNGEHDTTPGIRLGYISDINKSNHVTISAGIFGAGNGASYNNSFHKPYAIAQLEYAGNIFSGMDGTYRIYTWNNAQADDRTNINNNDGHVTQESHRGWGISLDQEILDHVTLFARYGHSIHGHMNFDRAFTLGGQVAGAHWGRENDRVGLAYGELKTSNVYKNAGIGSGNEKIHELFYALQVNEHLQIMPSIQHIINPSGTHGDDLTVYAMRAKAVF
- a CDS encoding putative Transporter (Evidence 3 : Putative function from multiple computational evidences) encodes the protein MKNFKKIIFLTVIATTPCFSSAEETSSNEPSFVPGRPGNTESAIAVPKGYFQIESGLVNYTRDKVDDERTKFLSLAQTAFRYGIAEGTDVQLVIQPYSKLNISGAGIDQTFQGFGNTTLRVLHTFLGADGNSPSFGIIGFITLPSADKELKDNGVFDDRTTGGVVATGSINLTDKASVTLTLGDGTKHSSGSSYLNDIYGGINLTYALTEQFSTYIEAYGDHVKNSQTQSTIDLGMTYLLSHVTQLDAGVNIAANHAAPDASFFIGWSHRF